One Carassius gibelio isolate Cgi1373 ecotype wild population from Czech Republic chromosome B18, carGib1.2-hapl.c, whole genome shotgun sequence DNA segment encodes these proteins:
- the calub gene encoding calumenin-B: MDLLPLLLLVVLCVLQSSSKPMEKKERVHHDAPLSNKEHEDEENFDYDHEAFLGQEEAKTFDQLTPEESKERLGMIVEKIDEDHDGFVTADEMKRWIKHAQKRWIYDDVDRQWQAHDLNSDTYVSWEEYQNATYGYILDEADPEDGFNYRQMMARDERRFKMADQDGDMRANKEEFTAFLHPEEFDHMKDIIVLETMEDIDKNGDGLIDLNEYIGDMYSQNGDANEPEWVKTEREQFTEFRDKNKDGHMNMDETRDWILPSDYDHAEAEAKHLLYESDADKDGRLTKQEIVDKYDLFVGSQATDFGEALVRHDEF, translated from the exons ATGGACCTCCTGCCGCTGTTGTTGTTGGTCGTCCTCTGCGTTCTTCAGTCCTCCAGTAAACCCATGGAGAAGAAGGAGCGCGTCCATCACGATGCCCCCCTCAGCAACAAGGAGCACGAAGATGAGGAGAACTTCGACTATGACCACGAGGCTTTTCTCGGGCAAGAGGAGGCGAAGACCTTTGACCAGCTCACGCCAGAGGAGAGCAAAGAGAGACTGGG TATGATTGTAGAAAAGATTGACGAGGATCACGACGGCTTTGTGACAGCTGATGAGATGAAACGGTGGATCAAACACGCTCAGAAGCGATGGATCTATGATGATGTGGACCGGCAGTGGCAGGCTCACGATCTCAACTCAGACACTTATGTCTCCTGGGAGGAATACCAGAACGCTACCTACGGCTACATCCTTG atGAAGCAGATCCCGAGGACGGTTTTAACTACAGGCAGATGATGGCTAGAGATGAGCGTCGTTTCAAGATGGCTGACCAAGATGGTGACATGAGGGCCAATAAGGAAGAGTTTACGGCGTTTCTTCATCCCGAGGAGTTTGACCACATGAAGGATATTATAGTGTTG GAGACCATGGAGGACATTGATAAAAATGGAGATGGTTTAATCGACCTTAATGAATATATTG GTGATATGTACAGTCAGAACGGAGATGCCAATGAACCAGAATGGGTGAAAACCGAAAGAGAGCAGTTTACAGAGTTCAGGGATAAAAACAAAGATGGCCATATGAATATGGACGAGACCCGTGACTGGATCTTGCCCTCTGATTACGATCATGCAGAGGCTGAGGCCAAACATCTGCTGTATGAATCTGACGCAGATAAG GACGGACGCCTCACAAAGCAGGAAATCGTGGATAAGTATGACTTATTTGTCGGGAGCCAGGCAACAGATTTTGGAGAAGCACTGGTCCGGCACGATGAGTTTTAA
- the utp15 gene encoding U3 small nucleolar RNA-associated protein 15 homolog, with the protein MASFKPTKVQFLPKLGEKVTEETLYWKNYKSPVQIKEFGAVTKIDFSPLPPHNYAVTASTRIHIYGPHSQEPIRSFTRFRDTAYGGSFRGDGKLLVAGSEEGLIRLFDISGRVALRQFAGHSKAVHVTSFLSDGFRVVSGSDDLSCRVWDVPSAVELSSLTEHTDYIRALAPSRLNPDLFVTGSYDHTVKVFDMRSGSSVMTMQHGHPVECVLLYPSEALLVSTGGRYVKVWDLLKGGQELVSLKNHHKTVTCACLSSVGNKLLTGSLDRHIKVYNSSYKVVHNFDCDASILSMAIAPDDEALAVGMTNGVLSVRHRKHQKDKETLTSRRRRGPSYRVFVKGKNFMPREDDFLVSKPVKQYLRKYDKQLKSFEVSKALDTALQTWTRTSKPDVTVAVIIELNRRGTLKNALAGRNEESLTKILNFLLKHIFDPRFSRPLLLVGDIVLDLYQQVFHQSPVVERLLQRLMDVLGREAELQQELMQVLGILDTLFASLTPRKEVAALAAPPVAQESQLQAA; encoded by the exons ATGGCTTCATTTAAACCCACCAAAGTTCAGTTCCTTCCTAAACTAGGAGAGAAAGTAACAGAGGAAACACTCTACTGGAAGAATTACAAG TCTCCTGTACAAATTAAAGAGTTTGGTGCTGTAACAAAGATCGACTTCTCTCCTCTCCCACCTCACAATTATGCCGTCACAGCCTCCACAAGA ATCCACATATACGGACCCCACTCTCAAGAGCCCATACGGAGCTTCACACGTTTTCGGGATACAGCATATGGAGGGAGCTTCAGAGGCGACGGGAAGCTTTTAGTGGCGGGAAGTGAAGAGGGACTCATCCGGCTGTTTGACATCAGCGGCCGAGTGGCTCTCAGACAGTTCGCAGGACACTCCAA GGCGGTTCATGTGACCTCGTTCCTGTCTGATGGCTTTCGTGTGGTGTCGGGGTCTGATGACCTGTCGTGCCGTGTGTGGGACGTTCCCAGTGCTGTTGAGCTCAGCTCGTTAACCGAACACACAGACTATATCAGAGCTCTCGCCCCCAGTAGACTCAACCCAGATCTGTTTGTCACAG GTTCGTATGATCACACAGTGAAAGTGTTTGACATGCGGTCAGGGAGCAGTGTGATGACCATGCAACACGGCCATCCCGTGGAGTGTGTGCTGCTGTACCCATCAGAAGCCCTGCTGGTGTCCACAG gaggGCGCTATGTTAAAGTTTGGGACCTGTTGAAAGGCGGACAGGAGCTTGTTTCTCTTAAAAATCATCACAAGACAGTTACGTGTGCATGTCTGAGTTCTGTAGGCAACAAACTGCTCACAGGATCACTGGACAG GCACATCAAAGTGTATAACTCCTCTTATAAGGTTGTACATAATTTCGACTGTGATGCATCCATCCTTAGTATGGCTATTGCG CCTGATGATGAAGCGCTTGCTGTGGGGATGACCAATGGTGTGTTGAGTGTCAGACACAGGAAACACCAAAAAGACAAAGAGACGTTAACTAGTCGAAGGCGACGGGGCCCGTCATACCGGGTCTTTGTCAAGGGAAAGAACTTTATGCCCAGAGAg GATGATTTCTTGGTCAGTAAACCAGTGAAGCAATACCTACGGAAATATGACAAACAGCTGAAAAGCTTTGAGGTGTCCAAAGCATTGGACACAGCTCTgcag ACATGGACACGCACCAGTAAACCAGATGTGACTGTAGCGGTTATTATAGAGCTTAACCGCAGAGGAACTCTGAAAAATGCTCTCGCAGGACGAAATGAAGAGAGCTTAACCAAGATCCTCAACTTCCTTCTCAA GCACATCTTTGACCCACGCTTCTCACGGCCTCTGCTCTTGGTCGGGGATATTGTGCTGG atCTGTATCAGCAGGTTTTTCACCAGTCACCTGTAGTCGAGCGGCTGCTGCAGCGTCTTATGGACGTGTTGGGTCGGGAAGCAGAACTTCAGCAGGAGCTTATGCAGGTCTTGGGAATCCTGGACACACTTTTCGCATCGCTGACCCCCAGAAAAGAGGTCGCGGCCCTTGCTGCGCCACCAGTAGCGCAGGAGTCACAGCTACAAGCCGCCTGA